A single window of Parabacteroides pacaensis DNA harbors:
- a CDS encoding valine--tRNA ligase, producing MEIASKYSPSEVEGKWYQYWLDKGFFKSKPDSKEPYTIVIPPPNVTGVLHMGHMLNNTIQDILIRRARMLGKNACWVPGTDHASIATEAKVVNKLAAEGIKKTDLTRDEFLKHAWNWTHKHGGIILEQLKKLGASCDWDRTAFTLDEARSKSVIDVFIDLYNKGFIYRGVRMVNWDPSAKTALSDEEVIYKEEHSKLYYLRYMVEGEDNKYIVVATTRPETILGDTAVCVNPNDERYSFLKGKKVIVPLINRPVPIIMDEYVDMEFGTGCLKVTPAHDVNDYMLGEKYNLPTIDIFNDNGTLNEHGEMYAGMDRFDVRNQIEIDLMNAGLMEKVEAYDNKVGFSERTNVPIEPKLSMQWFLKMDKLAKPALEAVMSDEIKFHPAKFKNTYRYWMENVKDWCISRQLWWGHRIPAYYLPQGGFVVAQNAEEALTLAQDKTGDRNLTINDLRQDSDCLDTWFSSWLWPVTVFGDVFDQDNKDINYYYPTSDLITAPDIIFFWVARMIMAGYEFRGKKPFKNVYFTGIVRDKLGRKMSKSLGNSPDPLELIDKYGADGVRMGIMMAAPAGNDVLFDDALCEQGRNFNNKIWNAFRLVKGWTVDEELSQPVAATIAVEWFQSQLDKTMVEVNDLFDKYRLSEAMMAIYKLFWDEFSSWYLEIIKPGYKQPIDKLTYESTLSFFDSLLRLLHPFMPFITEELWQALYPREEGESIMVALLPVPVKADEDLMNAFDRVKEVIAGVRSIRLQKNIPNKEPLKLEIIGECQEKFNPVIKKLGNVSFIDKVNEKAKGAISFLVGTTEYAVPLGDMVNVEEELVKLETELKYQQGFLQSVLKKLDNENFVAKAPAKVLDMERKKQADAESKIKSLKESITALKK from the coding sequence ATGGAAATTGCAAGTAAGTACAGCCCTTCGGAAGTAGAAGGAAAATGGTATCAATATTGGTTGGATAAAGGCTTTTTCAAATCCAAGCCTGATAGTAAAGAGCCTTATACGATTGTTATTCCTCCTCCTAACGTTACAGGTGTGCTGCATATGGGACATATGTTAAATAATACCATTCAGGATATTTTGATACGTCGTGCACGTATGTTGGGAAAAAATGCATGCTGGGTACCAGGGACTGACCATGCTTCTATTGCTACGGAAGCTAAAGTTGTGAATAAGCTTGCCGCAGAAGGAATAAAGAAAACAGATTTGACACGTGATGAGTTTTTGAAGCATGCTTGGAATTGGACTCATAAACATGGAGGAATCATTTTAGAACAACTTAAAAAGTTAGGGGCTTCTTGTGATTGGGACCGTACCGCTTTTACATTAGATGAAGCTCGTTCTAAGAGCGTAATTGATGTTTTTATTGATTTATATAATAAAGGGTTCATTTATCGGGGTGTTAGAATGGTGAACTGGGATCCTTCTGCTAAGACTGCTCTTTCCGACGAAGAGGTTATTTATAAAGAGGAACATAGTAAATTATATTATCTTCGTTATATGGTGGAGGGCGAGGATAATAAATATATCGTAGTGGCTACTACACGTCCTGAGACCATTTTAGGAGATACGGCAGTTTGTGTAAATCCGAATGATGAACGTTATTCTTTTTTGAAAGGAAAGAAAGTAATTGTTCCCCTTATCAACCGTCCGGTTCCTATTATTATGGATGAGTATGTAGATATGGAATTTGGAACTGGTTGTTTAAAGGTAACTCCGGCACATGATGTAAACGATTATATGCTGGGAGAAAAATATAATCTTCCGACAATAGATATTTTTAATGATAACGGAACATTGAATGAGCATGGTGAAATGTATGCCGGTATGGATCGTTTTGATGTCCGGAACCAAATAGAAATAGACCTCATGAATGCAGGCTTGATGGAAAAAGTGGAAGCTTATGATAATAAAGTGGGATTTTCCGAACGTACTAATGTGCCGATTGAACCCAAGTTGTCTATGCAGTGGTTCCTTAAAATGGACAAATTAGCCAAGCCCGCATTAGAAGCTGTAATGAGTGATGAAATCAAATTCCATCCTGCTAAATTTAAAAACACGTATCGTTATTGGATGGAGAATGTAAAAGATTGGTGTATTTCCCGGCAATTATGGTGGGGGCATCGTATACCTGCTTACTATTTACCGCAAGGAGGTTTTGTAGTTGCTCAAAATGCAGAAGAAGCTTTGACTTTAGCTCAGGACAAAACAGGTGACCGGAATTTAACAATAAATGATCTTCGGCAAGATTCAGATTGTCTGGATACTTGGTTTTCTTCTTGGCTGTGGCCTGTTACAGTATTTGGTGATGTTTTTGATCAAGACAATAAGGATATAAATTATTATTATCCAACCAGTGATTTAATTACTGCACCGGATATTATCTTCTTTTGGGTGGCGCGTATGATTATGGCAGGATATGAATTCCGTGGCAAGAAGCCGTTTAAGAATGTTTATTTTACAGGAATTGTGCGGGATAAGTTAGGTCGGAAGATGTCTAAATCTTTGGGTAATTCGCCTGATCCATTGGAATTAATTGATAAATATGGTGCTGACGGAGTAAGAATGGGAATCATGATGGCAGCACCTGCTGGTAATGATGTTTTGTTTGATGATGCTTTATGTGAACAAGGACGTAATTTTAATAATAAAATATGGAATGCCTTCCGGCTTGTAAAAGGTTGGACTGTAGATGAAGAATTATCTCAACCTGTAGCAGCGACTATTGCTGTAGAATGGTTTCAATCTCAGTTGGATAAAACTATGGTTGAAGTCAATGATTTATTTGATAAATATCGTTTATCCGAAGCTATGATGGCTATCTATAAGCTTTTCTGGGATGAGTTTTCTTCTTGGTATTTGGAAATAATAAAGCCGGGTTACAAGCAACCTATCGATAAATTGACTTATGAATCGACATTAAGCTTTTTTGATTCTTTATTGAGATTGCTTCATCCTTTCATGCCATTTATTACAGAAGAGTTATGGCAAGCTCTTTATCCTCGTGAAGAAGGAGAGAGTATTATGGTTGCCTTACTACCAGTTCCAGTGAAAGCAGATGAAGATTTAATGAATGCTTTTGATAGAGTGAAAGAGGTGATTGCAGGAGTTCGTTCTATTCGGTTACAAAAGAATATTCCTAATAAGGAACCATTGAAATTGGAAATAATAGGTGAATGCCAGGAAAAGTTTAATCCAGTAATAAAGAAGCTAGGGAATGTTTCTTTTATCGATAAAGTAAATGAAAAAGCAAAAGGTGCGATTTCTTTTTTAGTTGGTACTACGGAATATGCAGTACCTTTAGGTGATATGGTGAATGTGGAAGAAGAACTTGTGAAGTTGGAGACTGAACTAAAGTATCAACAGGGTTTTCTGCAATCGGTTTTAAAGAAATTAGATAATGAAAATTTTGTAGCTAAAGCTCCGGCGAAAGTGCTTGATATGGAACGTAAAAAACAGGCGGATGCTGAAAGTAAAATCAAATCGTTAAAAGAGAGTATTACTGCTTTGAAGAAATAA
- a CDS encoding P27 family phage terminase small subunit: MDSLKTVKNRIRSALKKQGNYSKNMETAISLAAGSYMAFQIALNDLESLECSYVEELTREGNVKLVPHPAFKTLATASEAVRKALRELRLTLTSLDGSTDDDEVDDLVKKVGGINEEE; encoded by the coding sequence ATGGATTCACTTAAAACCGTAAAAAATAGAATACGCTCGGCCCTGAAAAAACAGGGGAATTATTCTAAGAATATGGAAACGGCCATCTCTTTGGCTGCCGGATCGTATATGGCTTTCCAAATCGCGCTTAACGATCTGGAGAGTTTAGAGTGCTCGTATGTAGAGGAGTTGACAAGGGAAGGGAATGTGAAGCTGGTTCCGCATCCTGCTTTCAAAACGTTGGCGACGGCTTCGGAGGCAGTGAGGAAGGCGTTAAGGGAATTGAGGCTTACATTGACATCTCTGGATGGATCGACGGATGATGATGAGGTAGATGATTTGGTAAAAAAGGTAGGCGGGATCAATGAAGAAGAGTAA
- a CDS encoding DUF6340 family protein, with amino-acid sequence MKKKGIVYGSILLSIFFVACSSTHYISIETYHPAGITFPKNVGKVVIVNNAVAQPAELGHSRELFGKLSSDTIKADSAVWEACEFLMQVLAEQKFFNEVLLLKDTIRTDESYFIDRKLSFGQVKNICERSGADAIISIDKLLFNVRSEISARAEGYVIGNIHVHVTGLIRSYLPNRINPLVTIQVIDSVNWNQDAGNLVWLRMILPSGEEAIKEAVKHIVAKNYTNFVPYWRNETRWYYTEGGSRWQEATVLAKNEKWTKAALRWEHLYTSERSNLKKAKAALNLALVMELQEDFEKALDWANKGISLFKKAGETKSERDIHITQLYIDTLKERIKEKEKLNIQFGAE; translated from the coding sequence ATGAAGAAGAAAGGAATAGTTTATGGAAGTATATTATTGAGTATATTTTTTGTGGCTTGTAGTTCCACTCATTATATCTCAATTGAAACTTATCATCCGGCGGGAATTACTTTTCCTAAGAATGTTGGGAAAGTAGTGATTGTAAATAATGCCGTTGCTCAACCTGCAGAATTGGGCCATTCACGTGAACTTTTCGGTAAGCTTTCTTCTGATACGATTAAGGCGGATAGTGCGGTATGGGAAGCTTGTGAATTTTTGATGCAGGTACTTGCCGAGCAAAAGTTTTTTAATGAAGTTTTGCTATTAAAAGATACTATTCGTACCGATGAATCTTATTTTATTGACCGAAAACTTTCATTCGGGCAAGTTAAAAATATATGTGAACGATCCGGGGCTGATGCTATAATTTCTATTGATAAGCTTTTATTTAATGTACGGAGTGAAATTTCAGCTAGAGCAGAAGGATATGTAATTGGTAATATCCATGTACATGTAACCGGATTAATTCGTTCTTATCTTCCTAACCGGATTAATCCGTTAGTAACTATACAGGTAATAGATAGCGTTAATTGGAACCAAGATGCTGGAAACTTAGTATGGTTAAGGATGATACTTCCTTCTGGAGAAGAAGCGATTAAAGAAGCTGTTAAACATATTGTGGCTAAAAACTATACTAATTTTGTCCCCTATTGGCGAAATGAAACTCGTTGGTATTATACGGAAGGTGGTTCTCGATGGCAAGAGGCTACAGTTTTGGCAAAGAATGAGAAATGGACGAAAGCAGCTTTGCGCTGGGAACATCTTTATACGAGTGAAAGAAGTAATTTGAAAAAGGCTAAGGCAGCATTGAACTTAGCACTTGTTATGGAGTTACAAGAGGATTTTGAAAAAGCTTTAGACTGGGCAAATAAGGGAATATCTCTTTTTAAAAAAGCCGGCGAGACAAAAAGTGAAAGAGATATTCATATTACGCAGCTTTACATTGATACATTAAAGGAGAGGATAAAAGAAAAAGAGAAGTTAAATATACAATTTGGAGCCGAATAA
- a CDS encoding type II toxin-antitoxin system HicA family toxin gives MKRLKVFEVIKMLEADGWYLHTTKGSHRQFKHPTKKGRVTVNGKPSETLDQSLLNSIYKQAGWK, from the coding sequence ATGAAACGATTAAAGGTTTTTGAAGTAATCAAGATGCTTGAAGCCGACGGTTGGTATTTACATACCACAAAAGGTAGTCACAGACAATTTAAGCATCCAACGAAAAAAGGTCGGGTAACGGTAAACGGGAAACCAAGTGAAACCTTAGACCAGTCTTTATTAAACAGTATTTACAAACAAGCCGGCTGGAAATAA
- a CDS encoding terminase large subunit domain-containing protein, whose product MKKSKEELRELKRQTAEKLRGVDVAGYRLDRVDSRLTFYVQSVINHPDDHNLYELLSLLRFFRLLDVYLFKPGAVKKFILFYESLKFSGLKGRTRYKLTPIQVFQFANILGFYRTKEKRLCRDALLFVPRKYSKTTSVASLAIYDLLFGDANAQAYVAANSYDQAKICFDEIRNILKALDPKFRHFKINREIIYNKRKGRTSFARCLASNPDKLDGLNASMVIVDEYSQADSAELKNVLTSSMGARVNPLTVVITTASDKLECPFRDMLESYKAVLRGEQENDSIFAHVFEPDVDDEEDDPHTWAKVQPHLGITVQGDYYENEYRKASMTAADMLTFRTKLLNLFVQNTDDIWMKAEFIESLARDIDLTKIPNRPPTMCAVDLSVCDDFSAASYTVYSEVLRAFHVHTDYYFPLGALKDHPNRELYEKWHEAGYLIFCPGEVIDYKMIVGDILARNKYLGIMGIGYDPYRSMEFINMLSAAGAKNVLQPVKQTYGTFTSPIETFELATKTGKVTFSNNPINWYCFGNAVLDEDKNENKKPIKRSQYEKIDGVITTLMTFYLFNNIER is encoded by the coding sequence ATGAAGAAGAGTAAGGAAGAATTAAGGGAGTTGAAGAGGCAAACGGCGGAAAAATTACGTGGCGTTGATGTTGCCGGGTATAGGCTTGACAGGGTGGATAGCCGGTTGACGTTTTATGTACAGTCGGTAATCAATCATCCGGATGATCATAACCTTTATGAGCTTCTTTCACTTCTCCGGTTCTTTCGCTTGCTGGATGTGTATTTGTTTAAGCCCGGTGCGGTTAAAAAATTTATTCTCTTTTATGAATCTCTTAAATTTTCAGGGTTAAAGGGGCGGACGCGGTATAAACTTACTCCTATTCAGGTTTTTCAGTTTGCTAATATTTTAGGGTTTTATAGGACAAAAGAAAAACGGCTTTGCCGGGATGCGTTGCTGTTTGTGCCGCGTAAGTATTCGAAAACTACTAGCGTGGCGAGTTTGGCGATTTATGATTTGTTGTTCGGGGATGCGAATGCGCAGGCGTATGTTGCGGCTAATAGTTATGATCAGGCGAAGATTTGTTTTGATGAGATCCGGAATATTTTAAAGGCTCTGGATCCGAAGTTCAGGCATTTTAAAATTAATCGGGAGATTATTTATAATAAGCGGAAGGGACGGACTTCGTTTGCGCGGTGTTTAGCTTCTAATCCGGATAAGCTTGACGGGCTGAATGCGAGTATGGTGATTGTGGATGAGTATTCGCAGGCAGATAGTGCGGAGTTGAAGAATGTGTTGACGTCATCGATGGGTGCGCGGGTAAATCCGTTAACAGTGGTGATTACTACTGCCTCTGATAAGTTGGAGTGTCCTTTCCGGGATATGTTGGAATCGTATAAGGCGGTTTTGAGGGGGGAGCAGGAGAATGATTCGATTTTCGCGCATGTTTTTGAGCCGGATGTGGACGACGAGGAGGATGATCCGCACACGTGGGCTAAGGTGCAGCCGCATTTGGGGATAACGGTGCAGGGGGATTATTATGAAAATGAGTATAGGAAAGCGTCGATGACTGCGGCGGATATGTTGACGTTCAGGACGAAGCTGCTTAATCTTTTTGTACAGAACACTGATGATATTTGGATGAAGGCTGAATTTATTGAATCGTTGGCGCGGGATATCGATCTTACTAAAATACCAAACCGGCCTCCTACTATGTGTGCTGTAGATTTATCGGTTTGTGATGATTTTAGCGCAGCTTCTTATACGGTTTACAGTGAGGTGTTGAGAGCTTTTCATGTTCATACGGATTATTATTTTCCGTTGGGTGCTTTAAAGGATCATCCGAACCGGGAGCTTTATGAGAAGTGGCATGAGGCGGGGTATCTCATTTTTTGTCCCGGGGAGGTGATTGATTATAAGATGATAGTGGGAGATATTCTGGCGAGGAATAAGTATCTGGGTATTATGGGGATTGGATATGATCCGTACCGGTCGATGGAATTTATAAATATGCTTTCTGCGGCGGGGGCTAAGAATGTATTACAACCGGTTAAGCAGACTTACGGTACGTTTACTTCTCCGATAGAAACGTTTGAATTGGCTACTAAAACGGGAAAGGTGACTTTTTCTAATAATCCTATTAACTGGTATTGCTTTGGTAATGCGGTGTTGGACGAGGATAAGAATGAGAATAAGAAGCCTATTAAACGTAGCCAGTATGAAAAGATTGACGGAGTGATTACTACGTTAATGACATTTTATTTATTCAACAATATAGAGAGATGA
- a CDS encoding DUF5053 domain-containing protein — MKTDIERLKERFINAETEEEITAIDKEMKALADKDINAFSTGLIDCAKDTNKEAAEVLIRERLKSILPFISVSALSRTYFKKSPQWFYQRLNGGIVNGKPARFNHNELKMLSDALADIGKKINQAAAFVF; from the coding sequence ATGAAAACAGATATTGAAAGATTAAAAGAACGTTTCATAAATGCAGAAACTGAAGAAGAGATTACTGCTATTGATAAGGAAATGAAGGCTCTTGCCGATAAAGATATAAATGCTTTTTCTACAGGCTTAATAGATTGCGCTAAGGATACCAATAAAGAAGCTGCGGAAGTCCTGATAAGGGAAAGACTTAAATCAATCTTACCTTTCATTTCAGTATCCGCTTTGTCAAGGACTTATTTTAAAAAGTCACCACAGTGGTTTTATCAGCGACTTAATGGAGGAATAGTAAACGGGAAGCCTGCAAGATTTAACCATAACGAGTTAAAAATGTTATCTGACGCATTGGCAGATATAGGTAAAAAAATTAATCAAGCTGCTGCTTTTGTTTTTTGA
- a CDS encoding type II toxin-antitoxin system HicB family antitoxin has translation MEKIIVHITWLDNYGAYSDVVDGCVATNDTLEGVKQAYREALELHLQGMREDGDDIPSELQGPYELIFVLNTQALLKHYDGILTRAAISRLTGINEKQLGHYIQGIRTPRKEQRTKIINGLHSLARELESVE, from the coding sequence ATGGAAAAGATTATAGTGCATATTACTTGGCTTGATAACTACGGTGCTTATAGTGATGTCGTAGACGGTTGTGTAGCTACTAACGACACATTGGAAGGTGTTAAGCAGGCCTATAGAGAAGCGCTGGAGCTGCATTTACAGGGAATGCGCGAGGATGGAGACGATATTCCATCGGAATTGCAAGGGCCCTATGAACTAATCTTCGTCCTTAATACACAAGCCCTATTAAAGCATTATGACGGTATATTAACACGTGCCGCCATCAGTCGTCTTACCGGCATTAACGAAAAGCAGTTAGGACATTATATACAAGGCATAAGAACTCCGCGTAAAGAGCAGAGAACAAAGATAATCAACGGCCTACATAGCTTGGCCAGAGAATTGGAATCAGTAGAATGA
- a CDS encoding HNH endonuclease produces the protein MSRNPVYIKLINSKKWKELRRKKLLNSPLCETCQLEGKSTLATEVHHITPVESVPTAEAMERLMFNYNNLQSLCHPCHANIHQQMFSHSKEAVKTNNRRATERFIDKFLK, from the coding sequence ATGAGTAGAAACCCGGTATACATCAAGCTAATTAACTCAAAGAAATGGAAAGAACTTCGTAGAAAGAAGCTTCTTAATTCTCCTCTTTGTGAAACCTGTCAATTGGAAGGTAAAAGTACTTTAGCTACGGAAGTACATCACATCACCCCTGTAGAATCCGTACCTACAGCAGAGGCAATGGAACGTTTGATGTTTAATTACAATAATCTGCAAAGCCTATGTCATCCTTGCCACGCGAACATACATCAACAGATGTTTAGCCATAGCAAGGAAGCGGTTAAAACCAACAACCGAAGGGCAACAGAACGTTTTATTGATAAATTCCTGAAATAA
- a CDS encoding XRE family transcriptional regulator, translated as METTINERIKRIIEINNYSISSFADRIGVLQQTLNNYINKNREPSFDVINKIATTFVDINIDWLVTGKGSMLKEATPALTVSDPKEKLIPLYRNEAAAGFGSADFAIKDTDIEGYYKIKEFMNADFMLHVRGDSMLPLYKPGDTIAVREIKRINFIQWGKPHLIAARYQGLLIKRLYPSNEDDVVTAISENKEIYPPFNIPKEEITGIALVIGTVRLDNF; from the coding sequence ATGGAAACAACTATAAATGAGCGCATTAAAAGAATAATAGAAATAAACAATTATTCTATATCATCGTTTGCAGATCGAATTGGAGTTTTGCAACAGACTTTAAATAACTACATAAATAAAAATAGGGAGCCTAGTTTTGATGTTATAAATAAGATCGCTACAACATTTGTTGATATTAATATTGATTGGTTAGTAACCGGTAAAGGCTCTATGCTAAAAGAAGCTACGCCAGCTTTAACTGTTTCAGATCCCAAAGAAAAATTAATACCCCTGTATCGTAATGAAGCTGCTGCCGGCTTTGGTTCCGCTGATTTTGCAATAAAGGACACAGACATAGAAGGGTATTATAAAATTAAAGAGTTCATGAATGCAGACTTTATGTTACATGTTCGAGGCGATAGCATGTTGCCTCTATATAAGCCGGGAGATACCATCGCTGTTAGAGAAATTAAACGGATAAACTTCATACAATGGGGTAAACCGCATCTCATTGCAGCACGTTATCAAGGCTTACTTATTAAAAGATTATATCCTTCAAATGAAGATGATGTGGTAACGGCTATAAGCGAAAATAAAGAGATATACCCGCCTTTTAATATTCCTAAGGAAGAAATTACGGGAATAGCTTTAGTGATTGGTACAGTGAGATTAGATAACTTTTAA
- the dnaB gene encoding replicative DNA helicase, whose product MKRQERTTGNLINLPLPHSIEAEKAVIGTLLLESTAIHEVATILTPDCFYDPKLGIIYGAITAVSEKGVAVEMISVTKELIRSGSLEDVGGAYAISQLTSRIASSVNITEHARYIHQLYLARKLALVGQMITGEALNPSNDIEDVITDSIKQVETIAEATCYNALSTDIGQAARKAITLYSEREKLARMGGKVGIPTGLSKLDRILGGWHNGQLIIDAARPAMGKTAFMLMFARAAALADIPVLIFSLEMSAEDLTDRLMLSESGLDPERYKNGFLSNDEKPALCSAADNLSVLPITIDDTANLSIQQIKARAKNLQRKGKCGLILIDYLQLIDMQNHNKNYGREQEVSQCSRAAKLMAKELKVPVVLLSQLSRKNEERADKTPILSDLRESGAIEQDADVVLFLHRPEYYNEKNAESGVGKLIVAKHRNGATGVMRFRYNESLTRIYDYDTSTEQQTPF is encoded by the coding sequence ATGAAACGACAGGAACGCACTACAGGGAATTTGATTAACCTGCCATTGCCCCACAGCATAGAGGCTGAAAAGGCTGTCATAGGAACTTTGCTTCTTGAAAGCACTGCTATCCATGAAGTTGCCACTATCTTAACTCCAGACTGTTTTTATGATCCAAAGCTAGGGATCATCTATGGAGCCATCACGGCAGTAAGCGAAAAAGGCGTGGCGGTGGAGATGATAAGCGTAACAAAAGAGCTTATCCGCAGTGGAAGCCTCGAAGATGTAGGCGGAGCTTACGCCATAAGCCAGCTAACGAGCCGGATAGCCTCTTCGGTGAACATAACCGAACATGCCAGGTATATCCATCAACTTTATTTGGCCCGTAAGCTTGCTTTGGTAGGGCAAATGATAACCGGAGAGGCGTTGAATCCTTCAAATGATATTGAGGATGTTATAACCGATTCGATAAAACAAGTAGAAACGATTGCGGAAGCAACCTGCTATAACGCACTAAGCACGGATATAGGACAGGCTGCCCGGAAAGCAATAACCTTGTACTCGGAACGGGAGAAATTGGCGCGTATGGGCGGAAAAGTTGGTATTCCGACAGGTTTAAGCAAGTTAGATAGGATTTTAGGCGGATGGCATAACGGACAGTTGATTATCGATGCAGCCCGTCCTGCTATGGGAAAAACAGCGTTTATGTTGATGTTTGCCCGTGCAGCTGCCTTGGCTGATATCCCGGTGCTTATATTCAGTTTAGAAATGAGCGCAGAGGATTTGACCGACAGGTTGATGTTATCGGAAAGCGGATTAGATCCGGAGCGGTATAAAAACGGCTTTCTTTCTAATGATGAAAAGCCTGCATTGTGCTCTGCTGCCGATAATTTATCCGTTTTGCCTATAACGATTGACGACACGGCAAATCTTTCCATCCAGCAGATTAAAGCAAGAGCTAAGAACTTACAGCGAAAAGGCAAGTGTGGGCTTATCCTGATTGACTATCTGCAATTGATAGACATGCAAAACCATAACAAAAACTATGGTCGGGAACAGGAAGTAAGCCAATGCAGCCGGGCTGCCAAATTGATGGCCAAGGAATTAAAAGTCCCCGTTGTACTTCTTAGTCAGCTTTCCCGGAAGAACGAAGAACGAGCAGACAAAACACCAATTCTTTCCGATCTTCGAGAATCGGGAGCTATCGAGCAGGATGCCGATGTTGTCCTTTTCCTTCACCGTCCGGAGTATTACAATGAAAAAAATGCCGAAAGCGGAGTAGGAAAACTAATTGTAGCCAAACACCGAAACGGAGCGACAGGCGTAATGAGATTCAGGTATAATGAAAGCCTGACAAGGATTTATGATTATGATACATCAACCGAACAGCAAACACCTTTTTAA
- a CDS encoding HIRAN domain-containing protein, producing the protein MVYLIVVLFIIAIVAGVVSANNTKSPSIQDFSDSTTVDYYFVGDKCIGLSARKGYSKYRIAGVYYRNLPLSMVGRFNGYAEVELHNKYDSFAIAIYNDAGIHLGYIPKEYNRKLHSYIMENGGKVHAYGYIACDSRNSMYGETCVETDKTLVTKRNKPYITS; encoded by the coding sequence ATGGTTTATCTTATAGTCGTTCTATTCATAATCGCTATTGTTGCGGGTGTTGTTTCAGCGAACAATACAAAATCTCCCAGCATACAAGACTTTTCGGATTCAACGACCGTCGATTATTACTTTGTAGGAGATAAATGTATCGGGCTAAGCGCAAGAAAAGGATACAGCAAATACCGTATAGCAGGTGTTTATTATCGAAACCTCCCACTATCCATGGTCGGTAGATTTAACGGATACGCGGAAGTTGAATTGCATAACAAGTATGATTCTTTTGCCATAGCGATTTATAATGACGCAGGCATACATCTCGGATATATCCCAAAAGAGTACAATAGAAAGTTGCACTCTTACATTATGGAAAATGGAGGGAAAGTTCATGCGTACGGCTACATTGCTTGTGATTCAAGGAACAGCATGTACGGAGAAACTTGCGTAGAGACTGATAAGACTTTGGTAACTAAAAGGAATAAGCCTTATATCACGAGTTGA